From one Solanum stenotomum isolate F172 chromosome 12, ASM1918654v1, whole genome shotgun sequence genomic stretch:
- the LOC125848746 gene encoding uncharacterized protein LOC125848746 isoform X2 → MEFFNRAKVVRLKGHLGKYLVADDDEKTVRQSRNGSSKKARWMVEMVQGNPHLIRLRSCNDKYLSASEDAFLLGMTGKRVLQALPGSATDGLIEWEPIKEGYQVKLRTRGGKFLRANGATPPWRNSVTHDLPHRTATQDWVLWDVDVIDISVLDSESLQSYPSTLSSFSSFAEDDFTDYSNIRRSVSEIPSCPSISSDRSSCSSSRQNGMEFFDRAEAVRLQSHLGKYLLADEDEQTVRQSRNGSSHRARWTVELVAGKNNLIRLKSCYGLYLTATEQPFLLGMTGKKVLQALSTKNMDGSTEWEPIKEGFHVKLRTNEGKYLRANGATPPWRNSVTHDVPNRTATQDWVMWGVEVVDITNSDTTQSVSRCLSPASSFNSVLDDYTTSPDTGSPNVVNYQSKRSMNTPNSGMEFFQKAKSVRLKSRHDKFLLADPDQETVYQDRHGTSQSAKWTIEFPEEVENVIRLKSCYGKYLTATDDQFLFGVTGSKVVQSLPRKLDSSIEWEPMKDGFLVKLKTRYGNYLRANGGLPPWRNSITHDIPHRHHDWILWQVDIIEILPESEIVAQSRLDDNSSSSFHFTSPTYPGSESRDAFDASTVKSEGRLIYYHVADENGYANDAVEGPSFQFKGNGVGELTQKLEEITGLDNITVCSRNKFNGNLYPLRLALPPNNADMNVVVVPASVKS, encoded by the exons atggAGTTCTTCAACAGAGCTAAAGTTGTTCGGCTCAAAGGTCATCTTGGCAAGTACCTTGTCGCCGATGATGACGAAAAAACCGTCCGTCAAAGCCGTAACGGGTCATCAAAAAAGGCACGTTGGATGGTCGAAATGGTCCAAGGCAATCCTCACCTCATTCGTCTCCGGAGTTGCAATGACAAATATCTATCGGCATCTGAGGACGCTTTCCTCCTTGGCATGACAGGTAAAAGAGTACTCCAAGCATTACCAGGTAGTGCGACGGATGGTTTAATTGAATGGGAGCCAATAAAGGAAGGATATCAAGTGAAATTAAGGACAAGAGGAGGAAAATTCTTGAGGGCTAATGGAGCTACACCTCCATGGAGAAATTCTGTAACTCATGATTTACCTCATAGAACTGCTACACAAGATTGGGTATTATGGGATGTGGATGTGATTGATATATCTGTACTGGATTCTGAATCCTTACAGAGTTATCCTTCAACTCTATCGAGCTTCTCTTCTTTTGCAGAGGATGATTTTACAGATTATTCAAACATTCGTCGCTCTGTTTCTGAAATTCCCAGCTGTCCATCAATTTCATCAGATCGTTCTTCATGTTCAAGTTCCAGACAG AATGGCATGGAATTTTTCGACAGAGCTGAAGCAGTTAGACTTCAGAGCCATCTCGGAAAGTACCTACTGGCGGATGAAGACGAACAAACTGTTCGACAGAGCAGAAACGGATCATCGCACAGGGCGCGATGGACAGTCGAATTAGTTGCCggaaaaaacaatttaattcGACTAAAAAGCTGCTATGGGCTGTACCTAACAGCAACTGAGCAGCCATTTCTTCTGGGAATGACTGGTAAAAAGGTTCTTCAAGCACTTTCAACAAAGAATATGGATGGGTCAACTGAATGGGAGCCAataaaagaaggatttcatgTGAAGCTTAGAACAAATGAAGGGAAATATTTGAGGGCTAATGGAGCTACACCACCTTGGAGAAATTCTGTAACACATGATGTTCCTAACAGGACAGCTACTCAAGATTGGGTTATGTGGGGAGTAGAAGTTGTGGATATTACTAATTCAGATACTACTCAATCAGTATCAAGGTGTTTATCGCCAGCGTCAAGTTTTAATTCTGTGCTCGATGATTATACAACTTCTCCTGATACTGGATCCCCAAATGTCGTAAACTACCAATCCAAGAGGTCTATGAACACACCC AATTCTGGGATGGAATTCTTCCAGAAAGCCAAATCGGTTAGGCTAAAAAGCCGCCATGACAAATTCTTATTAGCAGATCCTGATCAAGAAACCGTGTACCAAGATCGCCATGGAACTTCCCAGAGTGCAAAATGGACAATTGAATTCCCTGAAGAAGTCGAAAATGTCATCAGGTTGAAGAGTTGCTATGGAAAATATCTAACAGCCACAGATGATCAATTCCTTTTTGGTGTCACGGGTAGCAAAGTTGTTCAGAGTTTGCCTAGAAAGTTAGATTCCTCAATTGAGTGGGAACCAATGAAGGATGGATTCCTAGTGAAGCTTAAAACCAGATATGGGAATTATTTACGCGCAAATGGTGGATTACCCCCTTGGCGAAATTCAATTACACATGATATACCTCATAGACATCACGATTGGATCTTATGGCAAGTGGATATTATTGAAATACTGCCTGAATCTGAAATTGTTGCACAATCACGATTGGACGATAATTCCAGctcttcttttcattttacaTCCCCTACATATCCTGGGAGTGAG TCAAGAGATGCATTTGATGCTTCCACGGTGAAGTCTGAAGGTCGGTTGATCTATTACCATGTGGCTGATGAAAATGGATATGCAAATGATGCAGTGGAAGGGCCATCTTTTCAATTCAAAGGGAATGGGGTAGGGGAGCTGACTCAAAAGTTGGAGGAAATAACAGGGCTGGATAATATTACTGTCTGTTCGCGAAACAAGTTCAATGGGAATCTATATCCACTCCGTTTAGCATTGCCTCCAAACAACGCGGATATGAATGTTGTGGTAGTTCCTGCATCAGTCAAAAGTTAG
- the LOC125848746 gene encoding uncharacterized protein LOC125848746 isoform X1, translating into MEFFNRAKVVRLKGHLGKYLVADDDEKTVRQSRNGSSKKARWMVEMVQGNPHLIRLRSCNDKYLSASEDAFLLGMTGKRVLQALPGSATDGLIEWEPIKEGYQVKLRTRGGKFLRANGATPPWRNSVTHDLPHRTATQDWVLWDVDVIDISVLDSESLQSYPSTLSSFSSFAEDDFTDYSNIRRSVSEIPSCPSISSDRSSCSSSRQNGMEFFDRAEAVRLQSHLGKYLLADEDEQTVRQSRNGSSHRARWTVELVAGKNNLIRLKSCYGLYLTATEQPFLLGMTGKKVLQALSTKNMDGSTEWEPIKEGFHVKLRTNEGKYLRANGATPPWRNSVTHDVPNRTATQDWVMWGVEVVDITNSDTTQSVSRCLSPASSFNSVLDDYTTSPDTGSPNVVNYQSKRSMNTPVKKNSGMEFFQKAKSVRLKSRHDKFLLADPDQETVYQDRHGTSQSAKWTIEFPEEVENVIRLKSCYGKYLTATDDQFLFGVTGSKVVQSLPRKLDSSIEWEPMKDGFLVKLKTRYGNYLRANGGLPPWRNSITHDIPHRHHDWILWQVDIIEILPESEIVAQSRLDDNSSSSFHFTSPTYPGSESRDAFDASTVKSEGRLIYYHVADENGYANDAVEGPSFQFKGNGVGELTQKLEEITGLDNITVCSRNKFNGNLYPLRLALPPNNADMNVVVVPASVKS; encoded by the exons atggAGTTCTTCAACAGAGCTAAAGTTGTTCGGCTCAAAGGTCATCTTGGCAAGTACCTTGTCGCCGATGATGACGAAAAAACCGTCCGTCAAAGCCGTAACGGGTCATCAAAAAAGGCACGTTGGATGGTCGAAATGGTCCAAGGCAATCCTCACCTCATTCGTCTCCGGAGTTGCAATGACAAATATCTATCGGCATCTGAGGACGCTTTCCTCCTTGGCATGACAGGTAAAAGAGTACTCCAAGCATTACCAGGTAGTGCGACGGATGGTTTAATTGAATGGGAGCCAATAAAGGAAGGATATCAAGTGAAATTAAGGACAAGAGGAGGAAAATTCTTGAGGGCTAATGGAGCTACACCTCCATGGAGAAATTCTGTAACTCATGATTTACCTCATAGAACTGCTACACAAGATTGGGTATTATGGGATGTGGATGTGATTGATATATCTGTACTGGATTCTGAATCCTTACAGAGTTATCCTTCAACTCTATCGAGCTTCTCTTCTTTTGCAGAGGATGATTTTACAGATTATTCAAACATTCGTCGCTCTGTTTCTGAAATTCCCAGCTGTCCATCAATTTCATCAGATCGTTCTTCATGTTCAAGTTCCAGACAG AATGGCATGGAATTTTTCGACAGAGCTGAAGCAGTTAGACTTCAGAGCCATCTCGGAAAGTACCTACTGGCGGATGAAGACGAACAAACTGTTCGACAGAGCAGAAACGGATCATCGCACAGGGCGCGATGGACAGTCGAATTAGTTGCCggaaaaaacaatttaattcGACTAAAAAGCTGCTATGGGCTGTACCTAACAGCAACTGAGCAGCCATTTCTTCTGGGAATGACTGGTAAAAAGGTTCTTCAAGCACTTTCAACAAAGAATATGGATGGGTCAACTGAATGGGAGCCAataaaagaaggatttcatgTGAAGCTTAGAACAAATGAAGGGAAATATTTGAGGGCTAATGGAGCTACACCACCTTGGAGAAATTCTGTAACACATGATGTTCCTAACAGGACAGCTACTCAAGATTGGGTTATGTGGGGAGTAGAAGTTGTGGATATTACTAATTCAGATACTACTCAATCAGTATCAAGGTGTTTATCGCCAGCGTCAAGTTTTAATTCTGTGCTCGATGATTATACAACTTCTCCTGATACTGGATCCCCAAATGTCGTAAACTACCAATCCAAGAGGTCTATGAACACACCCGTGAAAAAG AATTCTGGGATGGAATTCTTCCAGAAAGCCAAATCGGTTAGGCTAAAAAGCCGCCATGACAAATTCTTATTAGCAGATCCTGATCAAGAAACCGTGTACCAAGATCGCCATGGAACTTCCCAGAGTGCAAAATGGACAATTGAATTCCCTGAAGAAGTCGAAAATGTCATCAGGTTGAAGAGTTGCTATGGAAAATATCTAACAGCCACAGATGATCAATTCCTTTTTGGTGTCACGGGTAGCAAAGTTGTTCAGAGTTTGCCTAGAAAGTTAGATTCCTCAATTGAGTGGGAACCAATGAAGGATGGATTCCTAGTGAAGCTTAAAACCAGATATGGGAATTATTTACGCGCAAATGGTGGATTACCCCCTTGGCGAAATTCAATTACACATGATATACCTCATAGACATCACGATTGGATCTTATGGCAAGTGGATATTATTGAAATACTGCCTGAATCTGAAATTGTTGCACAATCACGATTGGACGATAATTCCAGctcttcttttcattttacaTCCCCTACATATCCTGGGAGTGAG TCAAGAGATGCATTTGATGCTTCCACGGTGAAGTCTGAAGGTCGGTTGATCTATTACCATGTGGCTGATGAAAATGGATATGCAAATGATGCAGTGGAAGGGCCATCTTTTCAATTCAAAGGGAATGGGGTAGGGGAGCTGACTCAAAAGTTGGAGGAAATAACAGGGCTGGATAATATTACTGTCTGTTCGCGAAACAAGTTCAATGGGAATCTATATCCACTCCGTTTAGCATTGCCTCCAAACAACGCGGATATGAATGTTGTGGTAGTTCCTGCATCAGTCAAAAGTTAG